From a single Leopardus geoffroyi isolate Oge1 chromosome E1, O.geoffroyi_Oge1_pat1.0, whole genome shotgun sequence genomic region:
- the UBTF gene encoding nucleolar transcription factor 1 isoform X2, which produces MNGEADCPTDLEMAAPKGQDRWSQEDMLTLLECMKNNLPSNDSSKFKTTESHMDWEKVAFKDFSGDMCKLKWVEISNEVRKFRTLTELILDAQEHVKNPYKGKKLKKHPDFPKKPLTPYFRFFMEKRAKYAKLHPEMSNLDLTKILSKKYKELPEKKKMKYIQDFQREKQEFERNLARFREDHPDLIQNAKKSDIPEKPKTPQQLWYTHEKKVYLKVRPDEIMRDYIQKHPELNISEEGITKSTLTKAERQLKDKFDGRPTKPPPNSYSLYCAELMANMKDVPSTERMVLCSQQWKLLSQKEKDAYHKKCDQKKKDYEVELLRFLESLPEEEQQRVLGEEKMLSINKKQATSPASKKPSQEGGKGGSEKPKRPVSAMFIFSEEKRRQLQEERPELSESELTRLLARMWNDLSEKKKAKYKAREAALKAQSERKPGGDREERGKLPESPKRAEEIWQQSVIGDYLARFKNDRVKALKAMEMTWNNMEKKEKLMWIKKAAEDQKRYERELSEMRAPPAAANSSKKMKFQGEPKKPPMNGYQKFSQELLSNGELNHLPLKERMVEIGSRWQRISQSQKEHYKKLAEEQQKQYKVHLDLWVKSLSPQDRAAYKEYISNKRKSMTKLRGPNPKSSRTALQSKSESEEDEDEDEDDEDEDEEEEEDENGDSSEDGGDSSESSSEDESEDGDENEEDDEDEDDDEDDDEDEDNESEGSSSSSSSSGDSSDSDSN; this is translated from the exons ATGAACGGAGAAGCTGACTGCCCCACAGACCTGGAAATGGCCGCCCCCAAAGGCCAAG accGCTGGTCTCAGGAAGACATGCTGACTTTGCTGGAATGCATGAAGAACAACCTTCCATCCAACGACAGCTCCAAGTTCAAAACCACCGAGTCACATATGGACTGGGAAAAAGTAGCATTTAAAGACTTTTCTGGAGATATGTGCAAGCTCAAATGGGTGGAGATTTCTAATGAG gtGAGGAAGTTCCGTACGTTGACAGAATTGATCCTTGATGCTCAGGAACACGTTAAAAATCCTTACAAAGGCAAAAAACTCAAG AAACACCCGGACTTCCCAAAGAAGCCCCTGACCCCTTATTTCCGCTTCTTCATGGAGAAGCGGGCCAAGTATGCGAAACTCCACCCTGAGATGAGCAACCTGGACCTGACCAAGATTTTGTCCAAGAAATACAAGGAGCTGCCGGAGAAgaagaag atgAAATATATTCAGGacttccagagagaaaaacaggagtTCGAGCGAAACCTGGCCCGGTTCAG GGAGGATCACCCTGACCTAATCCAGAATGCCAAGAAGTCGGACATCCCCGAGAAGCCCAAAACCCCCCAGCAGCTGTGGTACACCCATGAGAAGAAGGTGTATCTCAAAGTGCGGCCAGAT GAGATTATGCGTGACTATATCCAGAAGCACCCCGAGCTGAACATCAGTGAGGAGGGCATCACCAAGTCCACCCTCACCAAGGCCGAACGCCAGCTCAAGGACAAGTTTGATGGGCGACCCACCAAGCCACCTCC GAACAGCTACTCGCTGTACTGCGCGGAGCTGATGGCCAACATGAAGGACGTGCCCAGCACTGAGCGAATGGTGTTATGCAGCCAGCAGTGGAAGCTCCTCtcccagaaggagaaggatgCCTATCACAAGAAGTGTGACCAG aaaaagaaagattatgaAGTGGAGCTGCTCCGTTTTCTAGAG AGCCTTCCTGAGGAGGAACAGCAGCGGgtcctgggggaggagaagaTGTTAAGCATCAACAAGAAGCAGGCCACCAGCCCAGCCTCCAAGAAGCCCTCCCAGGAAGGGGGcaag ggaggctcagagaagcccaAGCGGCCCGTCTCGGCCATGTTCATCTTCTCTGAAGAAAAGCGGCGGCAGCTGCAAGAGGAACGGCCCGAGCTCTCGGAGAGCGAGCTGACCCGGCTTCTGGCCCGCATGTGGAACGACTTGTCGGAAAAGAAGAAG GCCAAGTACAAGGCCCGGGAGGCTGCGCTGAAGGCCCAGTCGGAGAGGAAGCCAGGCGGGGACCGCGAGGAACGGGGCAAGCTGCCTGAGTCACCCAAGAGAGCTGAGGAGATCTGGCAACAGAGCGTCATCGGGGACTACCTGGCCCGCTTCAAG AATGACCGGGTAAAGGCCTTGAAAGCCATGGAGATGACCTGGAACAAcatggagaagaaggagaaactgaTGTGGATTAAGAAGGCAGCCGAAGACCAAAAGCGATACGAG AGAGAGCTGAGTGAGATGCGGGCACCCCCAGCTGCCGCGAACTCATCCAAAAAGATGAAGTTCCAAGGAGAACCCAAGAAGCCTCCCAT GAACGGTTACCAGAAGTTCTCCCAGGAGCTGCTGTCCAACGGGGAGCTGAACCACCTGCCGCTGAAGGAGCGCATGGTCGAGATTGGCAGCCGCTGGCAGCGCATCTCCCAGAGCCAGAAGGAGCACTACAAAAAGTTGGCAGAGGAGCAGCAGAAGCAGTACAAAGTACACCTGGACCTCTGGGTCAAG AGTCTGTCTCCCCAGGACCGTGCAGCATATAAAGAGTACATCTCCAAT AAACGTAAGAGCATGACCAAGCTGCGAGGCCCGAACCCCAAGTCCAGCCGGACCGCCTTGCAGTCGAAGTCG gagTCTGaggaggacgaggacgaggatGAGGACGACGAGGAcgaggatgaagaggaggaggaggatgagaacGGGGACTCCTCTGAGGACGGCGGGGACTCCTCCGAGTCCAGCAGCGAGGATGAGAGCGAGGACGGAGACGAG AACGAGGAGGATGATGAGGACGAGGATGACGACGAGGATGACGACGAGGACGAGGACAACGAGTCTGAGGGCAGCAGCTCCAGTTCCTCCTCGTCGGGAGACTCCTCGGACTCTGACTCCAACTGA
- the UBTF gene encoding nucleolar transcription factor 1 isoform X3, with product MDNRIEVRKFRTLTELILDAQEHVKNPYKGKKLKKHPDFPKKPLTPYFRFFMEKRAKYAKLHPEMSNLDLTKILSKKYKELPEKKKMKYIQDFQREKQEFERNLARFREDHPDLIQNAKKSDIPEKPKTPQQLWYTHEKKVYLKVRPDATTKEVKDSLGKQWSQLSDKKRLKWIHKALEQRKEYEEIMRDYIQKHPELNISEEGITKSTLTKAERQLKDKFDGRPTKPPPNSYSLYCAELMANMKDVPSTERMVLCSQQWKLLSQKEKDAYHKKCDQKKKDYEVELLRFLESLPEEEQQRVLGEEKMLSINKKQATSPASKKPSQEGGKGGSEKPKRPVSAMFIFSEEKRRQLQEERPELSESELTRLLARMWNDLSEKKKAKYKAREAALKAQSERKPGGDREERGKLPESPKRAEEIWQQSVIGDYLARFKNDRVKALKAMEMTWNNMEKKEKLMWIKKAAEDQKRYERELSEMRAPPAAANSSKKMKFQGEPKKPPMNGYQKFSQELLSNGELNHLPLKERMVEIGSRWQRISQSQKEHYKKLAEEQQKQYKVHLDLWVKSLSPQDRAAYKEYISNKRKSMTKLRGPNPKSSRTALQSKSESEEDEDEDEDDEDEDEEEEEDENGDSSEDGGDSSESSSEDESEDGDENEEDDEDEDDDEDDDEDEDNESEGSSSSSSSSGDSSDSDSN from the exons ATGGACAACCGCATCGAG gtGAGGAAGTTCCGTACGTTGACAGAATTGATCCTTGATGCTCAGGAACACGTTAAAAATCCTTACAAAGGCAAAAAACTCAAG AAACACCCGGACTTCCCAAAGAAGCCCCTGACCCCTTATTTCCGCTTCTTCATGGAGAAGCGGGCCAAGTATGCGAAACTCCACCCTGAGATGAGCAACCTGGACCTGACCAAGATTTTGTCCAAGAAATACAAGGAGCTGCCGGAGAAgaagaag atgAAATATATTCAGGacttccagagagaaaaacaggagtTCGAGCGAAACCTGGCCCGGTTCAG GGAGGATCACCCTGACCTAATCCAGAATGCCAAGAAGTCGGACATCCCCGAGAAGCCCAAAACCCCCCAGCAGCTGTGGTACACCCATGAGAAGAAGGTGTATCTCAAAGTGCGGCCAGAT GCCACTACGAAGGAGGTGAAGGACTCCCTGGGGAAGCAGTGGTCTCAGCTCTCGGACAAAAAGAGGCTGAAATGGATTCATAAGGCCCTGGAGCAGCGGAAGGAGTACGAG GAGATTATGCGTGACTATATCCAGAAGCACCCCGAGCTGAACATCAGTGAGGAGGGCATCACCAAGTCCACCCTCACCAAGGCCGAACGCCAGCTCAAGGACAAGTTTGATGGGCGACCCACCAAGCCACCTCC GAACAGCTACTCGCTGTACTGCGCGGAGCTGATGGCCAACATGAAGGACGTGCCCAGCACTGAGCGAATGGTGTTATGCAGCCAGCAGTGGAAGCTCCTCtcccagaaggagaaggatgCCTATCACAAGAAGTGTGACCAG aaaaagaaagattatgaAGTGGAGCTGCTCCGTTTTCTAGAG AGCCTTCCTGAGGAGGAACAGCAGCGGgtcctgggggaggagaagaTGTTAAGCATCAACAAGAAGCAGGCCACCAGCCCAGCCTCCAAGAAGCCCTCCCAGGAAGGGGGcaag ggaggctcagagaagcccaAGCGGCCCGTCTCGGCCATGTTCATCTTCTCTGAAGAAAAGCGGCGGCAGCTGCAAGAGGAACGGCCCGAGCTCTCGGAGAGCGAGCTGACCCGGCTTCTGGCCCGCATGTGGAACGACTTGTCGGAAAAGAAGAAG GCCAAGTACAAGGCCCGGGAGGCTGCGCTGAAGGCCCAGTCGGAGAGGAAGCCAGGCGGGGACCGCGAGGAACGGGGCAAGCTGCCTGAGTCACCCAAGAGAGCTGAGGAGATCTGGCAACAGAGCGTCATCGGGGACTACCTGGCCCGCTTCAAG AATGACCGGGTAAAGGCCTTGAAAGCCATGGAGATGACCTGGAACAAcatggagaagaaggagaaactgaTGTGGATTAAGAAGGCAGCCGAAGACCAAAAGCGATACGAG AGAGAGCTGAGTGAGATGCGGGCACCCCCAGCTGCCGCGAACTCATCCAAAAAGATGAAGTTCCAAGGAGAACCCAAGAAGCCTCCCAT GAACGGTTACCAGAAGTTCTCCCAGGAGCTGCTGTCCAACGGGGAGCTGAACCACCTGCCGCTGAAGGAGCGCATGGTCGAGATTGGCAGCCGCTGGCAGCGCATCTCCCAGAGCCAGAAGGAGCACTACAAAAAGTTGGCAGAGGAGCAGCAGAAGCAGTACAAAGTACACCTGGACCTCTGGGTCAAG AGTCTGTCTCCCCAGGACCGTGCAGCATATAAAGAGTACATCTCCAAT AAACGTAAGAGCATGACCAAGCTGCGAGGCCCGAACCCCAAGTCCAGCCGGACCGCCTTGCAGTCGAAGTCG gagTCTGaggaggacgaggacgaggatGAGGACGACGAGGAcgaggatgaagaggaggaggaggatgagaacGGGGACTCCTCTGAGGACGGCGGGGACTCCTCCGAGTCCAGCAGCGAGGATGAGAGCGAGGACGGAGACGAG AACGAGGAGGATGATGAGGACGAGGATGACGACGAGGATGACGACGAGGACGAGGACAACGAGTCTGAGGGCAGCAGCTCCAGTTCCTCCTCGTCGGGAGACTCCTCGGACTCTGACTCCAACTGA
- the UBTF gene encoding nucleolar transcription factor 1 isoform X1, producing the protein MNGEADCPTDLEMAAPKGQDRWSQEDMLTLLECMKNNLPSNDSSKFKTTESHMDWEKVAFKDFSGDMCKLKWVEISNEVRKFRTLTELILDAQEHVKNPYKGKKLKKHPDFPKKPLTPYFRFFMEKRAKYAKLHPEMSNLDLTKILSKKYKELPEKKKMKYIQDFQREKQEFERNLARFREDHPDLIQNAKKSDIPEKPKTPQQLWYTHEKKVYLKVRPDATTKEVKDSLGKQWSQLSDKKRLKWIHKALEQRKEYEEIMRDYIQKHPELNISEEGITKSTLTKAERQLKDKFDGRPTKPPPNSYSLYCAELMANMKDVPSTERMVLCSQQWKLLSQKEKDAYHKKCDQKKKDYEVELLRFLESLPEEEQQRVLGEEKMLSINKKQATSPASKKPSQEGGKGGSEKPKRPVSAMFIFSEEKRRQLQEERPELSESELTRLLARMWNDLSEKKKAKYKAREAALKAQSERKPGGDREERGKLPESPKRAEEIWQQSVIGDYLARFKNDRVKALKAMEMTWNNMEKKEKLMWIKKAAEDQKRYERELSEMRAPPAAANSSKKMKFQGEPKKPPMNGYQKFSQELLSNGELNHLPLKERMVEIGSRWQRISQSQKEHYKKLAEEQQKQYKVHLDLWVKSLSPQDRAAYKEYISNKRKSMTKLRGPNPKSSRTALQSKSESEEDEDEDEDDEDEDEEEEEDENGDSSEDGGDSSESSSEDESEDGDENEEDDEDEDDDEDDDEDEDNESEGSSSSSSSSGDSSDSDSN; encoded by the exons ATGAACGGAGAAGCTGACTGCCCCACAGACCTGGAAATGGCCGCCCCCAAAGGCCAAG accGCTGGTCTCAGGAAGACATGCTGACTTTGCTGGAATGCATGAAGAACAACCTTCCATCCAACGACAGCTCCAAGTTCAAAACCACCGAGTCACATATGGACTGGGAAAAAGTAGCATTTAAAGACTTTTCTGGAGATATGTGCAAGCTCAAATGGGTGGAGATTTCTAATGAG gtGAGGAAGTTCCGTACGTTGACAGAATTGATCCTTGATGCTCAGGAACACGTTAAAAATCCTTACAAAGGCAAAAAACTCAAG AAACACCCGGACTTCCCAAAGAAGCCCCTGACCCCTTATTTCCGCTTCTTCATGGAGAAGCGGGCCAAGTATGCGAAACTCCACCCTGAGATGAGCAACCTGGACCTGACCAAGATTTTGTCCAAGAAATACAAGGAGCTGCCGGAGAAgaagaag atgAAATATATTCAGGacttccagagagaaaaacaggagtTCGAGCGAAACCTGGCCCGGTTCAG GGAGGATCACCCTGACCTAATCCAGAATGCCAAGAAGTCGGACATCCCCGAGAAGCCCAAAACCCCCCAGCAGCTGTGGTACACCCATGAGAAGAAGGTGTATCTCAAAGTGCGGCCAGAT GCCACTACGAAGGAGGTGAAGGACTCCCTGGGGAAGCAGTGGTCTCAGCTCTCGGACAAAAAGAGGCTGAAATGGATTCATAAGGCCCTGGAGCAGCGGAAGGAGTACGAG GAGATTATGCGTGACTATATCCAGAAGCACCCCGAGCTGAACATCAGTGAGGAGGGCATCACCAAGTCCACCCTCACCAAGGCCGAACGCCAGCTCAAGGACAAGTTTGATGGGCGACCCACCAAGCCACCTCC GAACAGCTACTCGCTGTACTGCGCGGAGCTGATGGCCAACATGAAGGACGTGCCCAGCACTGAGCGAATGGTGTTATGCAGCCAGCAGTGGAAGCTCCTCtcccagaaggagaaggatgCCTATCACAAGAAGTGTGACCAG aaaaagaaagattatgaAGTGGAGCTGCTCCGTTTTCTAGAG AGCCTTCCTGAGGAGGAACAGCAGCGGgtcctgggggaggagaagaTGTTAAGCATCAACAAGAAGCAGGCCACCAGCCCAGCCTCCAAGAAGCCCTCCCAGGAAGGGGGcaag ggaggctcagagaagcccaAGCGGCCCGTCTCGGCCATGTTCATCTTCTCTGAAGAAAAGCGGCGGCAGCTGCAAGAGGAACGGCCCGAGCTCTCGGAGAGCGAGCTGACCCGGCTTCTGGCCCGCATGTGGAACGACTTGTCGGAAAAGAAGAAG GCCAAGTACAAGGCCCGGGAGGCTGCGCTGAAGGCCCAGTCGGAGAGGAAGCCAGGCGGGGACCGCGAGGAACGGGGCAAGCTGCCTGAGTCACCCAAGAGAGCTGAGGAGATCTGGCAACAGAGCGTCATCGGGGACTACCTGGCCCGCTTCAAG AATGACCGGGTAAAGGCCTTGAAAGCCATGGAGATGACCTGGAACAAcatggagaagaaggagaaactgaTGTGGATTAAGAAGGCAGCCGAAGACCAAAAGCGATACGAG AGAGAGCTGAGTGAGATGCGGGCACCCCCAGCTGCCGCGAACTCATCCAAAAAGATGAAGTTCCAAGGAGAACCCAAGAAGCCTCCCAT GAACGGTTACCAGAAGTTCTCCCAGGAGCTGCTGTCCAACGGGGAGCTGAACCACCTGCCGCTGAAGGAGCGCATGGTCGAGATTGGCAGCCGCTGGCAGCGCATCTCCCAGAGCCAGAAGGAGCACTACAAAAAGTTGGCAGAGGAGCAGCAGAAGCAGTACAAAGTACACCTGGACCTCTGGGTCAAG AGTCTGTCTCCCCAGGACCGTGCAGCATATAAAGAGTACATCTCCAAT AAACGTAAGAGCATGACCAAGCTGCGAGGCCCGAACCCCAAGTCCAGCCGGACCGCCTTGCAGTCGAAGTCG gagTCTGaggaggacgaggacgaggatGAGGACGACGAGGAcgaggatgaagaggaggaggaggatgagaacGGGGACTCCTCTGAGGACGGCGGGGACTCCTCCGAGTCCAGCAGCGAGGATGAGAGCGAGGACGGAGACGAG AACGAGGAGGATGATGAGGACGAGGATGACGACGAGGATGACGACGAGGACGAGGACAACGAGTCTGAGGGCAGCAGCTCCAGTTCCTCCTCGTCGGGAGACTCCTCGGACTCTGACTCCAACTGA